Sequence from the Phragmites australis chromosome 11, lpPhrAust1.1, whole genome shotgun sequence genome:
CGGTCAGTAAACTGGGGCTTTCTGGGCTGAATACCGAGCGAGATGGATCCTTAAATGGGCCGGATCCCTAAAAGCCCATAGAGATTCGACCAAGCATATACGTAGCTTTCTACCCACCGTATATGGTACCACTAAAGTCTACCACTATCTCAGTATTTCTTTAAGTGGATCGTAAggttatttttattatatattttaaaaatttatctattATAATACTAATACAATATCTTccaatattattatagtatccaGTATctcataatattattatagttttttttatctatagcAGCTATcttatttactattttttattatttttctcctcttttaATCCTATAGTCAATCTCTATGAACATTATTAATAGACGGAGAGATACCTTAAATTCGGGGCACCCTCCCCGTCCATAAACACTGTTGCGGTAGCTGTTGGAGCTAGAATAGGTCAGTACAGACGGCATCCGTGCTTGAACAGTGATGTGGGTGCCGAATATCGTCTTTGCTGAAGTTGACCTAAAGTTATTCTagtagatacttaaaaattcatcatctataatactattataacatcCTATTTTATCTCCTACAATTATCATATTTTCTAACTTCTATTActtttctccttcctctaaacaTACTTGTCAGTCTTTGTAAATAGTGATAAGGGAGAAGAGAGTATTTCAAATTTAAGATACAAAATTTGAGCTAGCTCTCCCGTTCTTAGGACGACTCCAACATAACCAGCAAAAATAATCAGCAACATTGTGCTACAGGAATGGGGGAGAAGAGAGATTCGTCAAATTCCATTtactctcttctcctctcaacactgtatatgaagattgacatgtgattaaaaaagaaaaaaaataatagaaagtTGGAAACGTGATAATTGctgaagataaaaataaaaaacattatattaatattaaaagaTACTATAACAAAATTAGAtaagataaaattttaaatatctaCCGAAGGTCTAGCAGGCTCTGCTGCTCCCATCGGCAAACGCGCTACAGGAGTGACAGCACAGTGTTTGGAGGCACCTGCTGAGTCGGCCTGAGCCACCCGGCCGGTGGACTCGTCGGAACCGGCTTCTTTTCACCGGTGGAGGCGGGTGCGCGCTGACGTGGCGGCTGTTCCGGCAACAACAAAACCTCGCGCACCGCGTGCTTCCCGTCCCGTTCCcgttcccctctctctctcccaccccATTTCTCAATTCCCCACCccttgccgctgccgccgccgccccaccGCAACCACCTACTCTACCGTATCCGAAGCCGTCGCCACCGACCGCGGCCACAGCGACGAGCCGTGCCCCCCCGCGCGCGCTCCTTGGGCGGCCCGCGTCTGCGCAGCGCCGCGGCGTGCCATGGTGAGGTGGAGCTGGGAAAGCGCAAGCTTTTCTGAGGCGGACGGGAGCTGCCTGGGAGGCCTGGGAGCGCGTGGCTAGGAGCGCCTCGCCCACCGGATGGCCGCTGATGATGCCGCGCGGAGCAGCAGACGGATGGATCTGAACCTCTACCTTGGCCTCCCCCGCGCCCCGCGCGCTCGCCGCCCCGATCTCGGCTCAGACCTCGCGCTCGGCACCCCGATGCTTTCTTCGtcgtctccctcctcctcggccGCCTCCGcggacgcgccgccgccggagacggACCCGCTCCACCCGCCCTACTCCCCGTCCCTGGCAGACCTCGTGCGCCCGCCGACCCCGGCGCACGAGCCCTACTACCCGTCCGCTCCCGAGGTGCCCCCGCCTCCGCCCTACGTGCTCCCGCCCCTGCCGGTTCCAGGGGCGATACCTGTGCTCGCTGATGAACTTGAGTTTGGTTTCTCCGACGCGCACCTGGGTCTGCTCGGGCGGACAGACCGGCCTTCGTCGTCGACAGCCTCCTCTTCCTTCCGCCCGGAGCGTGCTGAGCGCTACCGCCGCTTGATGTGCTTGACTGGCCGCCAGTCTCGCTACTTCCGGCCAAGACGTTTCCGGTCAGACCTTCCACCTCTCAGCTCCGAGGCCCCTAGCCTAGAGATTGATGATGCATCGCTACAACCACCGGAACTGGAAGAACCTGTCCATGATACGGTGGAGGAGAACAAGGTGGTTGCCGATGGTGCCATTGTGGGTGTCTCGGATGACGAGGGAACAGACCGTGGCAAGAGTGCTGCGATGTTCGAGTGTAATATCTGCTTTGAAATGGCTGCCGAGCCGGTCGTCACTTCTTGCGGGCATCTCTTCTGCTGGCCTTGTTTGTACCAGTGGTTGCATGTTCACTCCAGTCATAAGGAGTGCCCTGTCTGCAAAGGGGAGGTGACTGAAGGGAACCTTACTCCTATCTATGGGAGAGGGAATTCAGGTTCAGATACGGAGAAGAAGGTTGCAGAGGATGGGAACACATCTGGCCCCAAGATTCCACCTAGGCCGCATGGGAATCGACTCGAGAGCTTCCGGCAGCAGTTCCACCATTTGCGACCCATATCTAGAAGGCTTGGTGAGGCACATGGTATTTTGTCTACGTGGAGGCGCATTCTTGATCAGCAGCACCTTATGAATAGTGTGAATAGGTTTGAAGGGCGTCCAGAATCAACTGTCCAGGAAATTGCTCAACATGCAAGCCGTTTGGGCCGAATTACTACTAGGATGAGGGCGAGGTTGCAAAGAGAAGCAGAAAACCCTACATCCATTGCTTCTTCTACTCCGGACAGTGGACTGCCTGGAAACAACACATCCAATCTGCCCAGGCGTGCTTCAAGTCCATTTTCCTCAGATGGGATAGATATATTGCGACGCCTTGCCCTTGCTGACACGGAAGGTTTGGCAACTGCCGTGAGTGACCTCATGCGAATAGCCAGGCCAAGCCAATACGGAGCATCGACTTCATCGAACCCACCAAATCCCGAGCCGGTTGATGGAACTCATGTTGCTGCTGCACTGGCTGCAGATCAAGCTTCTAATTCTAGCACCATGGCTGTGATTCAGGAAGATGCTGCTTTTGCTGAAAGTGCAGGGGACCCGAGTAACGCAGGCTCTTCAAGATCCCTGAGGAGGAGTAGAAGAAGCTACGCCATGGATTCTTTGGATGTAGATGGTGGGGACCTACATCGGAACAAGAGAAGGCGGCTGAACTAAAGCTAAGACAGTTGAAATGAAGCTTGCAGGTTGCAGCACTGTTCTAATTTGCTTGGTATGCTGTTATCAATTAAGCATTTTACCTCTTTGGGTACGTAATATCTGCTCGGTGTGGTATGAAGTTCTTTCTCTTCTACTTATTTACTAGGTAGTGCAGAGTTGGTTACCAGCTTAGTTCCTCCCGACCTGTTTAATTTATACTATCGCTCAAGGCATGTATACTGAGGAATCCTGAGGTTTGTCATCAGATGTATTTTCCTTGACAGTAAATTGTATGTGCAGATCTGTCTGTATTCAATGAAATTGACCTTGAGGTCATAAATAACACATTGACACCTGGGGCTCATTTGTGGATAGCTTCTGATTCTACCAAATATTTGAAATCAAGCTGATATGAGTCCAATGGATCATAAACAGACTTTTGCCAGGTTGCTATTTGCAGCTGCTTCTGGCTCCCTTCTGTTTCATGCTAATGTTATCTTGGGGTATGAAAGCTAAATTCTGTTTTTCTTTCTCATGGAGCCGTGATCAACATTTGGTATGTTGAATTGTTACTTCATGTCATCTGTCTGACTGTCTTTGTTACACTCTGATATATCAAGTTCTAGCTATGTACACAACATTGGCATAGGGGTGTTTAAATTTGGCATGCTGCCCGCTGTGCAGCATTTTATTGCTGGGTTTTCTCTGTTTTGGAAGGTCATTGCTCAAAATTATGCAGTAGTAGTTAAGGCTTATGACTGTACATACTACATACCACTGgacaaaatatgtcacttgctATTGTTGTGCACATATATTCAAGGCTGATGGCCTGGAGTTTTATATTCAGTTTTGTTGAATGGTCCTAGaaatatctttaaaaaaacttagaGACCACAGAAGGGAATAGATCCCCTGCTTTTTTATTAAGATTTGGGGTATTTCATTAAGTGTTGGAGAAGAGGATGAACCTGGGGTTAATATCTACAAGAGAACGAAGTATGTAAATTCAAATTCTTAGGATTCAGCTGAGATTTGAAATAAAGCCCCGAGAATTCCTTAGGCTAATCCCCTCGTCGAAGCACCCTTTGAGTGTGTTTGGTGACACAGCACCACCTCcatatttttttccttgaaaaatTTAGCCTATAGACAGCTTTTCAATTTTCCATGGCACTTTTTTTTGCCTGATCCCATTTGTGCTTGTCCTATGGCCATGCCTAGTTTGTTTTCGGTAATTTGATTGTTATTTCGCTACGAACACGTACATAAGGTTTTCCTATCCCATCGCAGTCTGCTATTCCTAGAATGCGTTTATGTAATCTTCACGAAGTGGGTGTCCAGATGTAATTGCAAAGTGCTATTTCGCGCATAATCCTATGATCCTTCTCATCATCCTATGGTGCTTTCTGCGGCACACCTGACATGACATGGGTCACGTTGTTGCCAACCATCCCACCTGTTACCCAGGCAGATCGTCTTCGATCTGTCACCCGTCGCTCGCCTTTCTGCTGGCGCTGCGGTGCTTTTGCTTGCGCTTGGGTGGTCCTGCTTGCTTCCGCTATGGCCTATGGGTCATGGTCCTCATGGACTACGCGGCCACCGGCGGCATGGCAGGCAGCGCCACCAAACCGACTGCTGAACTTGGCACGGCACACGATTGCTCTGGTGGGGCTGGGACTGCTGTGCAGCGGTCGTCCCTACTGTGGACAATGTGGCGTGTCGTTTTTGCCTTTTCTCAGGGTTGGTTTCTCGTTCGGTGGTTTGGTAAGTGACTTTGGATTTATTTGTCAGATTTCTTGGATAGCTTGGATAGCTTTCAAAATGAAATTAATAGGAGTTTTGTTAAATAGTATTTTATAGTTCTTAGTTTTTAAAGTGATTTCGTATGAgtaattatttaaaataaattagttaTGTGGCTTGGAGCCCACTGGCAAAACTCTATGTGTGGAGGGAGCCAGTAAGAGTTTAGACTTTCGTTCCGCATATCAAAAGGTCTTTAAAGTAGACCGTGCAAGAAGAcgattgtaaaaaaaaaaatgaaattggcTGGATACTATCTAGAACTAAAAAACAACTTCcttttatttgctttttatagaattattttttctataaaatttactctatTTCAATCGCATAATCATTTTTTTATAGAGAATTATTTTCTTGAGAGattttgtataaaaaagagttttCCCAAAcagatattttttattgatCCGTTGAATTTACTGGAGGAGATGAGATGATCGCTGTGCCAGGGGCATGAGTGCCTGTGATTTAGGTGTGACAAGGTATACTTGTGGGATGTGACGACTGACGACTGGTATGCAATTGTGGCTTTGAGGACTAGTGTGCCAAGTCTATGGCATGAATTCAAACCAGCCAAACTTCGCGAAAATGGTGCTGAACAAACCGGTTTTGTCAAACTTGCAACGCGCACCAGGAACCTCGACCTCCGGTTCCTCTGCAAGACGGCACACCCAAGGCGTGGCTCAAGCTGGGCGGCGGCCTCGACGAGGCTCGACACGTACGACCGCTTCGGCGTCCCGCTCGGCGGCGGCCTTACCAACGTCGCCTTTGACGCCTTCCCCTGGACTCATCATCTCGCGTGGAGATCGAGGCGGCGGGCGTCATCTTCGCCACACGTGGAGCCTGGATGGAGCGCTACACCACGCCGCCGTACGACACTCCACGCGGCTGCTGTGGCGTTGGTGGCACACATGCACTTCAAAGAACTGGCGGTCCGTCACCGCCGCTATAGGCTGTTAGACAGTACGTCGGTACGTGGCCGCTGCCTGCGCGGATGCTTCGCCGGAAAGACGTCTGAGTCTGATCCCTCCTGAGAACTCCGCGCGAAGTTGGCAATGGTGACCCGTCGTCTACATGGAAACAATTCCAAAAATGACCGTCGCAATCAAGTTCCTAGTTCCTACAGCGCCGTGTACGCTTGTTCTTTACACCTTTTTTTAATGCGTATCTGTATTACTCTGTAAGGAAAACATATATGGACGAGTTCGAATATAGGTACAAACTAAAAGAT
This genomic interval carries:
- the LOC133884561 gene encoding uncharacterized protein LOC133884561 is translated as MAADDAARSSRRMDLNLYLGLPRAPRARRPDLGSDLALGTPMLSSSSPSSSAASADAPPPETDPLHPPYSPSLADLVRPPTPAHEPYYPSAPEVPPPPPYVLPPLPVPGAIPVLADELEFGFSDAHLGLLGRTDRPSSSTASSSFRPERAERYRRLMCLTGRQSRYFRPRRFRSDLPPLSSEAPSLEIDDASLQPPELEEPVHDTVEENKVVADGAIVGVSDDEGTDRGKSAAMFECNICFEMAAEPVVTSCGHLFCWPCLYQWLHVHSSHKECPVCKGEVTEGNLTPIYGRGNSGSDTEKKVAEDGNTSGPKIPPRPHGNRLESFRQQFHHLRPISRRLGEAHGILSTWRRILDQQHLMNSVNRFEGRPESTVQEIAQHASRLGRITTRMRARLQREAENPTSIASSTPDSGLPGNNTSNLPRRASSPFSSDGIDILRRLALADTEGLATAVSDLMRIARPSQYGASTSSNPPNPEPVDGTHVAAALAADQASNSSTMAVIQEDAAFAESAGDPSNAGSSRSLRRSRRSYAMDSLDVDGGDLHRNKRRRLN